In Bradyrhizobium sp. 200, the sequence ATCTGGTTTCCGATCAGAAGCTCAGCGCAAAGCAAATCCGCAACATGCGTGCGCTTCTGGAAGACAAGTCGCAGAAGGAAGAGAACTGATGCTGGCCTGGATGTCTTACGTCATCGTAGTGAGCCTGCTTCTCGGTCTGGCTGCCCTCGCCCTGGAGCGCTCAGTACGGATTCGGCAAAAGCCGACGCGCTGGCTATGGGGCGGCAGCATGATTGCTTCGCTGCTGGTTCCACTGGTCATATCCTCGGTCTCTGTGCAGATCCCGCAGCTGGCTGATGTCGTCGAGCCGGCGATGCCCCAGCGAGTCGTCGCGCTACGACAAATGACCGCAAGCGGACTATCGCCATCCGGCTGGCTGACCGCAACCGCCGGAGGCTTCCCGGCGTTCCCCGATCTCGACCGGCTGCTGCAGGTCGGATGGAGCGCCGCCTCGACTATCCTGTTGCTGGCAATCTTGGCCGGCAGCGTACAGTTGAACCGGCGCCGACGTGGCTGGGAACGCGGCAACATGGCCGGCTTTCCGGTGCATATTTCCGAGGACGCCGGTCCTGCCATTGCGGGGCTGTTGGATCCGCACATCGTCGTACCGCGCTGGCTGATGCAGTGCCCTGCCGATGTACAGGAATTGGTCATCGCACATGAGCAGAGCCATCTCGAAGCACACGACGCCCGGCTGTTGACGATCGCGCTTGGCCTGCTCGTTTGCATGCCCTGGAACCTGCCGCTCTGGTGGCAGCTACGGCGCCTGCGCTTCGCCGCTGAAATCGATTGTGACGCGAGAGTCCTGCGACGCGGCTACGATGTTTCACGTTACGGCGAAACACTGATTGCCGTTGGCGAAAGGCAGTCCGCAACCATCGCCATGGTGGCTGCGATGTCGGAATCAGGATCGTTGCTCGAGCGGCGAATCCGCAACATGCTGCGGAGGAAAACAAAATACGCCCCCGCGACGGCGGTGGGATTTGCCTGCCTTGGGATCGCGTTTGCCGTCGGCGCGGCCGAAATCAGCCCTCCGAACAACGCCGCCCCTCGCAGGTCCGCATCGCACGAGGGCGTCGTGGATACCGGGGTGCTCGATGGCCACGTTGGCTTCTACCGAGTGAACGACAATACCGTGTTGTCGATTACCCGCAACGGGCGGCAACTGAATGCACAACTGACCGGCCAGCCGGCAGTGCCGATCCCTGCCCGGAGCCACACGGAATTCTCCTACAAGGATGCCAAAATCAGTTTCATCACCGAGCCTGACGGGCAGACAACATCGCTGATACTGCACCAGCACGGTGTCAGCATGCCGATGAGGCGCATCGATGCCGCAATCGCGCAACGGATCGCCAGCGCGCACGAACGCCCGCGACGGCCCGGAAAATTCGTTGGTGGTGCCCTGGTGATTCAGCAGTGATGGATTTCTGGCCGGATCTGCGACCGGCTCGACCAGGTCGCGAATAGCCCGGAAATGTTATTGATCCCCGGATGGAGTGTTGCCATGCGTGTCAGCAGGATACTCGCAGCGCTTGCGGCGCCTCTCGTTTCGATCGCAGCAGCAGCCTTGCTGCTCTTTGGAAGTGTGCCTGCAGCATTTGCCCAATCCACCGTCACGGCACAGAATACAACGAACACCGCCGCGACGATGTGGATAACCACGACACAGCGCATCAAGGCAAAAGTTTATGAGAATGCCCGTCTAAGCCAACATCCGATCCTTGTAATCGTCGTTCATGGGGATTCGCCCGGCGAACCTCCCACGTATCAATATCGCTTTGCGGAGCGAGCTGCCGCCGCGATACCGGATGCCGTTGTCGCGGCGGTTCTTCGGCCTGGCTACAGCGATGGCGAGGATAGCTCCGATGGCATGCGCGGCTACACCACTGGCGACAACTGGACGCCTGAAGTCGTCAACGCGTTAGCTACCGTCCTCGCTGAGTTGAAAGACCGATATCGTCCCCGCCGAGCAATTTTGGTCGGGCATTCGGGCGGCGCTGCAATCGTTGGCAATTTGTTGGGTCAGCAGGGGGCGGTGGTAGACGGCATCCTGTTGGTGTCGTGCCCGTGTGACGTCACGGCGTGGCGCAAGCATATGCAGTCGGTGAAAGGAGGCGCAATCTGGGAACGCCCGGTGCGCTCACTTTCACCGCTGGCTCTGGTTGATGGCGTTCCCGCGTCGGCGAAGATCTGGTTGCTGGTCGGTAGCGACGATCAAACTACACCCCAGGCGTTGACGCTCGCCTATGCCGAAGCGCTACGAAGTCGCAATGTTGCGGTGAATGTGACGATTGCTCCAGGCCTTGGTCATAACATCCTGCTCGAACCGATCGCTATGGAAC encodes:
- a CDS encoding M56 family metallopeptidase; amino-acid sequence: MLAWMSYVIVVSLLLGLAALALERSVRIRQKPTRWLWGGSMIASLLVPLVISSVSVQIPQLADVVEPAMPQRVVALRQMTASGLSPSGWLTATAGGFPAFPDLDRLLQVGWSAASTILLLAILAGSVQLNRRRRGWERGNMAGFPVHISEDAGPAIAGLLDPHIVVPRWLMQCPADVQELVIAHEQSHLEAHDARLLTIALGLLVCMPWNLPLWWQLRRLRFAAEIDCDARVLRRGYDVSRYGETLIAVGERQSATIAMVAAMSESGSLLERRIRNMLRRKTKYAPATAVGFACLGIAFAVGAAEISPPNNAAPRRSASHEGVVDTGVLDGHVGFYRVNDNTVLSITRNGRQLNAQLTGQPAVPIPARSHTEFSYKDAKISFITEPDGQTTSLILHQHGVSMPMRRIDAAIAQRIASAHERPRRPGKFVGGALVIQQ
- a CDS encoding alpha/beta fold hydrolase → MRVSRILAALAAPLVSIAAAALLLFGSVPAAFAQSTVTAQNTTNTAATMWITTTQRIKAKVYENARLSQHPILVIVVHGDSPGEPPTYQYRFAERAAAAIPDAVVAAVLRPGYSDGEDSSDGMRGYTTGDNWTPEVVNALATVLAELKDRYRPRRAILVGHSGGAAIVGNLLGQQGAVVDGILLVSCPCDVTAWRKHMQSVKGGAIWERPVRSLSPLALVDGVPASAKIWLLVGSDDQTTPQALTLAYAEALRSRNVAVNVTIAPGLGHNILLEPIAMERLKEIASTIDAGK